A window from Nanoarchaeota archaeon encodes these proteins:
- a CDS encoding ATP-binding protein — protein MIQQFVDRDEELAFLSERFGSASAEFIILYGRRRVGKTEIIKQFIKNKKSIYFLADRRPEAENIRELQKNMAEFLKDSLFEKVKFENYVELFKEFAEKCRNQRIVLVIDEFSYLMEGNKAIDSIFQKIWDEHLRKTKVFLILCGSSISMMESLMGYKNPLYGRRTGQWNVELLKFGDARKFLPKYDIENQIKAFSVLDGIPQYLLQFDDKKELIENLKEKVFNRGSFLYIEPEFLLREELREPRNYFSILKSISFGNTTFGEITNHTQLDKTLVSKYIDTLITLHLIEKIYPVTLRKEKTRDTRYKINDNFFDFWFKFIYAHKEDIEENKAEAIEKIMGAEFNTYVGRKFEAICAEFLLAQHRKNLAPFKIEKIGNWWHKDNEIDIIALNESKKEILFCECKWHDKLDAKRILTKLKERVKFVDWERDVRKEHYAIFAKSFKEKFKEPNVLLFDINDMEKLF, from the coding sequence GCCTTTTTATCCGAACGATTTGGCTCGGCTTCTGCCGAGTTCATAATCCTTTATGGAAGGCGGCGCGTCGGAAAGACAGAAATCATAAAGCAGTTCATAAAAAACAAGAAGTCCATATATTTTTTAGCAGACCGAAGGCCGGAAGCCGAAAACATCAGGGAACTGCAAAAGAACATGGCAGAATTCCTGAAAGACTCGCTGTTTGAAAAAGTAAAATTCGAGAATTACGTCGAGCTATTCAAGGAGTTTGCAGAAAAGTGCAGAAACCAGCGGATTGTTCTCGTTATAGACGAATTTTCGTACCTTATGGAAGGAAATAAGGCAATAGACTCCATATTTCAAAAAATCTGGGACGAACATCTAAGAAAGACCAAAGTATTCCTCATACTTTGCGGCTCCTCAATCTCCATGATGGAAAGCCTGATGGGATATAAAAACCCGCTATATGGCAGAAGAACCGGGCAGTGGAATGTTGAATTGCTTAAGTTCGGGGATGCAAGGAAATTCCTTCCAAAGTACGATATTGAGAACCAGATAAAGGCTTTTTCCGTTTTGGATGGCATACCGCAGTACCTGTTGCAGTTTGATGACAAAAAAGAGCTTATTGAAAACCTGAAAGAAAAGGTTTTTAACAGGGGCAGCTTTCTTTATATCGAACCGGAATTTTTGCTGAGGGAAGAGCTAAGGGAGCCAAGAAACTATTTCTCAATACTGAAATCGATAAGCTTTGGCAACACAACCTTTGGAGAGATAACCAATCATACGCAGTTGGATAAAACGCTGGTGTCAAAGTACATAGATACGTTGATTACGCTTCATCTGATTGAGAAGATATACCCAGTGACGTTAAGAAAAGAGAAAACAAGAGACACCAGATACAAGATAAACGACAACTTCTTTGATTTCTGGTTTAAATTCATTTACGCCCACAAGGAAGACATAGAGGAAAATAAGGCAGAAGCAATTGAAAAAATTATGGGTGCTGAATTTAATACATATGTTGGACGGAAATTTGAAGCAATTTGTGCTGAGTTCTTGCTGGCGCAGCACAGAAAAAATCTTGCTCCGTTTAAAATTGAGAAAATAGGCAACTGGTGGCATAAAGACAATGAGATAGATATCATTGCCTTAAATGAGAGCAAAAAAGAAATCCTATTTTGTGAATGTAAATGGCACGATAAACTGGACGCAAAAAGAATATTGACCAAATTAAAGGAAAGGGTAAAGTTTGTCGACTGGGAAAGGGATGTGAGAAAGGAGCATTACGCTATCTTTGCCAAGTCTTTCAAGGAAAAATTCAAGGAGCCGAATGTATTGCTTTTCGACATTAATGATATGGAGAAGCTATTTTGA